In the Bacteroidales bacterium genome, one interval contains:
- a CDS encoding GntR family transcriptional regulator: MTQIGKYNTLKVLRKVEFGFYLDGQPEGDILLPLRYAPENLKIGQEIEVFIYLDSEDRLIATTEQPYATVGQFAYLNVASVNPIGAFLDWGLPKDLLVPFREQKQPMEEGKSYVVFIYIDAETDRIAASAKLGQFLNHEPINYLPGDEVEIMITAISELGYKAVIFNRHEGILYKNEVFQTLRKGQELKAFIHKIRPDGKIDLRLHKEGYDKIDGMSKVLLTALEEQEGFLPLTDKSPAEDIYKALGMSKKSFKQAIGALYKMKMISIGNNGISKIEPSTES, encoded by the coding sequence ATGACACAAATAGGGAAATACAATACACTGAAGGTACTTCGCAAGGTAGAATTCGGTTTTTATCTGGATGGCCAGCCTGAAGGCGATATTCTTTTACCACTCAGATACGCTCCGGAAAATCTGAAGATTGGGCAGGAAATAGAAGTCTTCATTTACCTTGATTCAGAGGACCGCCTCATCGCTACAACTGAACAACCTTATGCCACGGTTGGTCAATTTGCCTATCTGAATGTGGCCTCTGTAAATCCGATTGGAGCCTTCCTTGATTGGGGGCTTCCGAAAGATCTGTTAGTACCCTTTCGGGAGCAGAAACAACCCATGGAAGAAGGTAAGTCGTATGTGGTCTTTATTTATATTGATGCAGAAACTGACAGGATAGCAGCTTCAGCAAAACTGGGACAATTTCTGAACCATGAACCCATAAATTACCTCCCCGGAGATGAAGTTGAAATAATGATTACTGCAATATCAGAACTTGGATACAAGGCAGTAATTTTTAACAGGCATGAGGGAATATTATATAAAAATGAGGTCTTTCAAACCCTCAGAAAAGGTCAGGAACTGAAAGCTTTTATTCATAAGATCAGGCCTGATGGTAAAATTGACCTTCGGCTGCATAAGGAAGGTTATGATAAAATTGATGGTATGTCGAAAGTGCTCCTCACCGCTTTGGAAGAGCAGGAAGGCTTCCTGCCATTAACTGACAAAAGCCCTGCTGAGGATATTTATAAAGCATTAGGAATGAGCAAGAAAAGCTTCAAACAAGCAATAGGTGCACTTTATAAAATGAAGATGATCAGTATCGGTAACAACGGAATCAGTAAAATTGAACCCTCAACGGAAAGTTAA
- a CDS encoding 4Fe-4S dicluster domain-containing protein — protein sequence MRYAMAIDTRKCVGCSDCVVACQTENNVPIGYCRDWVSETVDGTYPNVSIELRSERCNHCDNAPCVRCCPTGASHFEEGGIVTVTHHKCIGCGACIQSCPYEARYSHPDGYVDKCTFCLHRVRRGEDPACVSVCPTHCMYFGDLDDPNSEIVNVLKNRKFKALAPEAGTKPQIYYLV from the coding sequence ATGAGATATGCCATGGCAATAGATACCCGCAAATGCGTGGGTTGCAGCGACTGCGTGGTTGCCTGTCAGACTGAAAATAATGTTCCGATCGGATATTGCCGCGATTGGGTAAGCGAAACTGTTGATGGTACTTATCCAAATGTTAGCATTGAACTGCGATCAGAGCGCTGCAATCATTGCGACAATGCGCCATGTGTAAGGTGCTGTCCAACCGGGGCAAGTCATTTTGAAGAAGGTGGAATCGTAACAGTGACGCATCATAAGTGTATTGGTTGTGGCGCCTGTATCCAATCCTGTCCTTATGAAGCAAGGTATTCCCATCCGGATGGATACGTTGATAAATGCACATTCTGCCTACACAGGGTGAGAAGAGGAGAGGATCCAGCCTGCGTGAGTGTTTGTCCCACGCATTGTATGTATTTCGGCGACCTCGACGATCCCAACAGTGAGATCGTCAATGTGCTGAAAAACCGCAAATTCAAAGCATTGGCCCCTGAAGCCGGAACAAAGCCACAAATTTACTACCTGGTTTAA
- the nrfD gene encoding polysulfide reductase NrfD, with amino-acid sequence MREELFVSGRNLPNIDPYLNIWHWQIPIYLFLGGLAAGILFFAGVFYILGKEKEMPATVKWAPFLVPIALILGLFMLFLDLKHKLYFWQLYTTIRLESPMGWGAWVLMIITPISFVWVGSYMKELFPAWDWKFKFLKQFEKWAIKNRKYIAWPMVIYAVILGIYTGILLSAFNARPLWNTALLGPLFLVSGMSTGAATIILLSKSHAERKIIGRLDILLIVIELFFITHMIMGFLAGSEVQINAAQLFLGGEFTASFWVFVILLGLLFPVALEVLELLGYKVPIILPAILILIGGLIFRFIMVEAGQITRYLY; translated from the coding sequence ATGAGAGAAGAATTATTTGTAAGTGGTCGTAATCTTCCCAATATCGATCCTTACCTGAATATCTGGCACTGGCAGATTCCCATTTACCTGTTCCTGGGTGGTCTTGCAGCAGGAATCCTGTTTTTTGCCGGTGTTTTTTACATCCTTGGGAAAGAAAAAGAGATGCCAGCCACTGTTAAATGGGCCCCTTTCCTGGTTCCAATTGCTTTGATCCTGGGACTTTTCATGTTATTCCTCGACCTGAAGCATAAATTGTACTTCTGGCAGCTTTATACCACCATCAGGCTTGAATCTCCTATGGGCTGGGGCGCCTGGGTACTAATGATTATTACTCCTATCTCTTTTGTTTGGGTGGGTAGTTATATGAAGGAACTGTTCCCGGCATGGGACTGGAAGTTTAAATTCCTTAAGCAGTTTGAAAAATGGGCTATTAAAAACAGGAAATATATTGCCTGGCCTATGGTCATTTATGCTGTAATATTGGGTATCTATACCGGCATCCTGCTATCGGCTTTCAATGCCCGTCCCTTATGGAACACAGCTTTACTCGGACCGCTTTTCCTCGTTTCGGGGATGTCTACAGGGGCAGCAACCATCATCCTTTTGAGTAAAAGCCATGCAGAAAGAAAGATTATTGGCAGACTGGATATCCTCCTGATCGTTATTGAGCTGTTTTTTATCACCCATATGATCATGGGATTCCTGGCCGGTTCGGAAGTACAGATCAATGCTGCCCAGCTATTCCTTGGCGGTGAATTCACTGCTTCCTTCTGGGTATTTGTGATTCTCCTGGGTTTACTTTTTCCTGTTGCTCTTGAAGTATTGGAACTCCTGGGGTACAAAGTTCCTATCATATTGCCTGCTATACTGATTCTTATCGGTGGACTCATTTTCCGCTTCATCATGGTTGAAGCAGGGCAAATTACAAGGTATCTTTACTGA
- a CDS encoding rhodanese-like domain-containing protein: MDRRYTILAILVIVAAFGLLILPEKGGSKETDPTKMLISVNDHARFLSTDLITERIIEADPTLQLIDVRPASEFRVFALPGAVNIPIDSFLSPQWKDIVTEKAKDKVFYSNGSIEADLAWQISTRLQVPRVFVMEGGLNHWFETIIKGVEPSVTASSKENDLYTFRLAARQYFIGAPASGGGC, from the coding sequence ATGGACAGACGATATACTATACTTGCTATCCTGGTGATAGTGGCTGCATTCGGACTGCTGATCCTGCCGGAGAAAGGCGGATCCAAAGAAACAGATCCCACTAAAATGCTGATCTCAGTGAACGATCATGCCAGGTTCCTCTCTACTGATTTGATTACAGAAAGGATTATTGAAGCTGACCCTACCCTTCAATTAATTGATGTAAGGCCGGCTTCTGAATTCAGAGTGTTTGCATTGCCGGGAGCTGTCAATATTCCAATCGACTCGTTCTTAAGCCCACAGTGGAAGGATATTGTAACTGAGAAAGCTAAAGACAAAGTTTTTTATAGTAATGGCAGCATTGAAGCAGACCTGGCCTGGCAAATTTCTACAAGACTTCAGGTGCCCCGGGTTTTCGTAATGGAGGGAGGCTTAAATCATTGGTTCGAGACCATTATCAAAGGAGTTGAGCCATCAGTTACTGCTTCATCAAAAGAGAACGACTTGTACACTTTCCGCCTTGCTGCCCGCCAATATTTCATTGGTGCACCAGCATCAGGAGGTGGTTGTTAA
- a CDS encoding rhodanese-like domain-containing protein, producing the protein MKKFIKKNALFLSALVVVIIIILIIAISNRPSVTYKMTKDNLAGLLKDSSQLISPVELDALLEQKKGTLVMVDIRSFEEYSKGHIKESVNIPVMNLLDKNALSFFDELSSKGQEAILYGDDQLQANGPWLLLKQVGVKNVKILQGGYQLYKLLPLNDSLTSLTKHLVWVERSIIDTSALRKKTTLVSLPVAGKPKAEKEKVIPVKKEESGGGGC; encoded by the coding sequence ATGAAAAAGTTTATCAAGAAAAATGCTCTTTTCCTGTCAGCCCTGGTTGTAGTAATCATTATCATCCTGATTATTGCTATATCCAATCGTCCTTCGGTTACTTACAAAATGACAAAAGATAACCTGGCCGGCTTATTGAAAGATAGCAGCCAGCTTATATCACCGGTTGAATTGGATGCATTGTTGGAGCAAAAGAAAGGTACCCTGGTTATGGTCGATATTCGTTCGTTCGAAGAATATAGTAAAGGGCATATAAAGGAGTCAGTTAATATTCCTGTGATGAACCTGTTGGATAAAAACGCCCTTTCTTTCTTTGACGAATTATCTTCAAAAGGACAGGAAGCCATTTTATACGGAGATGACCAGCTTCAGGCTAATGGCCCCTGGTTATTATTAAAACAGGTAGGAGTGAAGAATGTTAAAATATTGCAGGGAGGTTATCAGCTATACAAATTACTACCTCTTAACGATTCTCTTACAAGCCTTACTAAACACTTGGTCTGGGTAGAGAGGTCAATCATAGATACCTCGGCTCTGCGCAAAAAAACAACATTGGTTTCTTTACCGGTAGCTGGTAAACCAAAAGCAGAGAAGGAAAAAGTAATCCCGGTTAAAAAGGAGGAATCAGGTGGCGGTGGCTGCTAG
- a CDS encoding YeeE/YedE family protein produces MVGPLIPMDVIPQAWDNVFALLLGMGFGFTLEASGFSSSRKIIGTFFGYDFVVVKVFFTAAITAMLGLLYFSYLGWVDFSMLYIQPTFVTSAIVGGIIMGIGFSMGGYCPGTSFCGLAIGKLDALTFTAGMFIGVFLFSEAFPLFENMYNSGNLGNVLITDSLGISKALFAFLLVVMAVGMFFGATWLERRIKKVEY; encoded by the coding sequence ATGGTAGGACCTCTTATACCAATGGACGTTATCCCACAAGCCTGGGATAATGTATTTGCCCTGCTCCTCGGAATGGGTTTTGGATTTACACTCGAAGCTTCCGGTTTTTCATCCTCACGGAAAATTATCGGCACTTTTTTCGGATACGACTTTGTGGTTGTGAAAGTTTTCTTTACAGCCGCCATCACAGCAATGCTTGGCCTGCTGTATTTTTCTTACCTGGGCTGGGTCGATTTCTCCATGCTGTATATACAACCCACTTTTGTAACTTCTGCTATTGTTGGAGGGATTATTATGGGAATCGGATTTTCAATGGGAGGTTATTGCCCGGGAACCAGTTTCTGCGGGCTGGCAATTGGAAAACTGGATGCATTAACCTTTACAGCCGGTATGTTTATCGGGGTATTCCTTTTTTCGGAAGCATTTCCACTCTTCGAAAATATGTATAATAGCGGAAACCTTGGAAATGTGTTAATTACTGATTCATTAGGAATTTCTAAGGCTTTATTCGCCTTCCTGCTCGTAGTGATGGCTGTTGGAATGTTCTTCGGAGCGACATGGCTTGAGCGCAGAATTAAAAAAGTAGAATATTAA
- a CDS encoding 4Fe-4S binding protein, with amino-acid sequence MLKLLIGKRTLIQIAIGLVIFILVYQYKLSLWYLVLAGAVTGVVFGKVFCRWMCPMGVVMEFMMGLNPDQKFRQMYQYHKLGCPIAWIQGALNRFSLLGIKVNYSTCKNCGICDKECYITALEPATYSLYKKGKDNPAESFTCSKCLKCVEACPNGSLQFNIGQNIK; translated from the coding sequence ATGCTGAAATTACTGATTGGAAAACGAACCTTAATCCAAATTGCGATAGGACTTGTGATCTTCATACTTGTATACCAGTACAAGCTTTCACTTTGGTACCTGGTTTTGGCAGGTGCAGTAACAGGAGTAGTTTTCGGAAAAGTTTTCTGTCGCTGGATGTGTCCAATGGGTGTAGTTATGGAGTTCATGATGGGCCTGAATCCCGACCAGAAATTTCGACAGATGTACCAATATCATAAGTTAGGATGTCCGATTGCCTGGATTCAGGGTGCTTTAAACCGGTTTTCGCTTCTTGGTATAAAGGTCAATTACAGCACTTGTAAAAACTGTGGTATCTGTGATAAGGAATGTTACATCACAGCACTGGAGCCGGCAACATACAGTCTTTATAAGAAAGGTAAGGACAATCCTGCAGAGAGTTTTACCTGTTCAAAATGTTTAAAATGTGTGGAGGCATGCCCTAATGGGAGCCTTCAATTTAACATAGGTCAAAATATTAAATAA
- a CDS encoding YeeE/YedE family protein, translating into MKKSNQSGTFYLNPYLGGVFLGLVLMATFYITGRGLGASGAVKSTVVEAVSAVAPAHAESSSYYGKFLSDDKHPMNTWLVFEVIGVLAGAFLSGLLFNRLKFKVEHSPKITSRRRLIFALSGGILFGIGSQLAKGCTSGAALSGMAVLALGGFITMMAIFGTAFVFAWVFKKNWI; encoded by the coding sequence ATGAAAAAATCAAATCAATCGGGCACTTTTTACCTGAATCCCTACCTGGGAGGCGTCTTTCTGGGTCTGGTGCTGATGGCAACCTTCTATATTACCGGCAGAGGCCTTGGGGCAAGCGGTGCAGTTAAGAGTACTGTTGTTGAAGCAGTGAGTGCTGTTGCTCCTGCACATGCTGAAAGCTCTTCCTATTATGGAAAATTTCTCAGCGATGATAAACATCCTATGAATACCTGGCTGGTGTTCGAAGTCATAGGTGTGCTTGCAGGAGCTTTCCTTTCCGGACTGTTATTCAATCGCCTGAAATTTAAGGTGGAGCACTCTCCGAAGATTACTTCCAGGAGAAGGCTCATCTTTGCTCTTTCCGGGGGTATTCTCTTTGGAATTGGGTCACAGCTTGCCAAAGGATGCACAAGTGGAGCAGCGCTAAGTGGAATGGCAGTATTGGCCTTAGGCGGTTTTATCACGATGATGGCCATTTTTGGGACGGCATTTGTGTTTGCCTGGGTATTTAAAAAGAACTGGATTTAA
- a CDS encoding SDR family oxidoreductase, with protein sequence MKKLALVTGASGGIGYELACILAENNYDLILVARSLQKLEEIKLQLETKHKISCLVIEADLSNIEEAMMVVKTTLGKNLTIDILINNAGFGDFGLFTQTDWEKELQMINLNMTALTYLSKEFAKSMSLRRTGRIMNVASTASFFPGPLMAVYYATKAYVLSFSEALSNELKGSGITVTALCPGPTASGFQATADITESKLVKGKKLPTSKEVAEYGYQAMMSGRTVAIHGWMNKLMVFSGRIMPRSLVPAMVRWASEKA encoded by the coding sequence ATGAAAAAACTTGCATTAGTAACCGGTGCTTCTGGAGGAATAGGGTATGAACTTGCCTGTATCCTGGCTGAGAATAATTACGACTTGATTTTGGTCGCCCGAAGCCTCCAGAAACTCGAAGAAATAAAATTACAGCTGGAGACAAAGCATAAAATCAGCTGCCTTGTTATTGAGGCGGATCTTTCAAATATTGAAGAAGCAATGATGGTTGTTAAAACGACCTTAGGAAAGAACCTTACTATTGATATATTGATTAACAATGCAGGGTTTGGTGATTTTGGTCTATTCACTCAAACAGATTGGGAGAAGGAATTACAGATGATTAATCTGAATATGACCGCTCTCACTTATTTATCTAAAGAATTTGCCAAATCTATGTCGTTGAGAAGGACTGGTAGAATTATGAATGTGGCTTCAACCGCCTCCTTTTTCCCAGGTCCGCTTATGGCAGTGTATTATGCAACAAAAGCATATGTACTTTCATTCTCCGAAGCCTTATCAAATGAATTAAAGGGATCGGGGATCACAGTAACAGCACTTTGTCCGGGCCCTACAGCGTCCGGATTCCAGGCAACGGCTGATATAACTGAATCGAAACTCGTTAAAGGGAAGAAACTGCCCACATCAAAAGAAGTCGCTGAGTATGGATACCAGGCGATGATGAGTGGAAGGACTGTTGCCATTCATGGCTGGATGAATAAATTAATGGTGTTTTCCGGTCGCATCATGCCCCGATCACTGGTCCCTGCAATGGTGAGGTGGGCATCAGAAAAGGCCTAA
- the trxA gene encoding thioredoxin: MPQVPDSSRLITLNPGNFQQHTRSGVVLIDFWASWCMPCKMMAPILNEVAEEIGDDARICKVNVEEHQQLSAKFSVRNIPTLLLLKNGKEIDRFVGVKPKDFLIKQIKKAL; encoded by the coding sequence ATGCCCCAGGTTCCGGATAGTTCCAGGTTAATTACTTTGAACCCTGGGAATTTTCAGCAACATACCCGTTCTGGAGTGGTACTGATCGATTTCTGGGCATCCTGGTGTATGCCTTGTAAAATGATGGCACCTATTCTGAATGAAGTGGCTGAAGAAATCGGAGATGATGCCAGGATTTGTAAGGTGAATGTTGAAGAGCATCAGCAACTTTCAGCAAAATTCTCGGTCAGGAATATCCCTACCCTTCTTCTCCTTAAAAATGGAAAAGAGATTGACCGTTTTGTGGGTGTAAAGCCTAAAGATTTCCTGATCAAACAAATTAAAAAAGCATTGTAA
- a CDS encoding Rieske (2Fe-2S) protein, giving the protein MNNTKISRKAFLSSASLILMAVMVYLWERMIRRMEASRVSRKEIRGINNLKEGVTFFEGFYLYSDNKITRAFSSTCTHAGCLLTKEENGLILCPCHGSGFEASTGRVLKGPALKPLKPLICKIDKQSNEWIVLLSE; this is encoded by the coding sequence ATGAATAATACGAAAATCAGCCGAAAAGCTTTTCTTTCTTCAGCCAGCCTAATATTAATGGCTGTTATGGTATATTTATGGGAACGAATGATTCGGAGAATGGAGGCAAGCCGGGTAAGCCGAAAAGAAATAAGGGGAATCAACAATTTAAAAGAGGGGGTAACTTTTTTTGAAGGCTTTTATCTTTATTCGGATAATAAAATCACAAGAGCGTTTTCTTCCACCTGCACTCATGCCGGTTGTTTGTTAACTAAGGAGGAAAATGGCCTTATACTTTGCCCTTGCCATGGATCTGGTTTTGAGGCTTCAACAGGCAGAGTCCTCAAAGGTCCGGCACTAAAACCTCTGAAACCTTTAATCTGCAAGATTGATAAGCAGTCGAATGAATGGATTGTTTTACTGTCAGAGTAA
- a CDS encoding molybdopterin-dependent oxidoreductase: MKTRRDFIKISALGLGATAAIGGAAKYVLGTPLESLFGGTEDESPVLKRFPTYCEVCFWKCAGWAYVADDGTIKKIIGNDDDPQCNGRLCPRGTGGVGMFSDPDRLKKPLMRVIKDGKQTYKEVGWEEALDFIASKMKSIASEHGPESMALFYHGSSGHYFTHLLNAYGSTNTAAPSFAQCRGPRDIGLEATFGESVSSPEVTDIRDTRCLVLIGAHIGENMHNGQVQEMSEAIDKGAVIITVDPRLSTAASKSKYWLPIKPATDIALLLSWIHVLINEEIYNEEYVKMNTEGLDELRQHVSTFTPEWAYGITTIKPEIIRQTAREMAAAAPSVVVHPGRHATWYGDDVQRTRAIGILNALLGTWGNRGGFFFKEGFKLPEFPHPEYPAPRWSWKDTLEGRYPLANMAVTTTIMEASVPKPGREKNIKGWFVSGTNLPIAIPDKDLFAKAVQNLDLMVVIDTMPMEITGYADVVLPECTYLERYDDIRDTAHREPTLALRMPAVEPLYETKPAWWMAREIGIRLGLDEYFNYKDYKEVLDWQLKQVGLSLTELEKIGVKKMPRTKPVYAKKGEPIAFKTPTGKIQLYSHSLEAAGFSPMPEYTAHPEPQEGFYRLIYGRAPMHTFSRTANNPNLVALMPENAVWVNPQVAELWGLKKDQYVWLKNQDGVISTFPVKVRVTERIRWDSVYIVHGFGHHHAPLKNAYGRGVNDTELITRVMTDPIMGGTGMRGNFVTFLTNDPGKETES; the protein is encoded by the coding sequence ATGAAAACAAGAAGAGATTTTATCAAAATCAGTGCCTTGGGACTGGGGGCTACTGCAGCCATTGGCGGAGCTGCCAAGTATGTCCTGGGTACCCCGCTCGAAAGCCTGTTTGGTGGTACTGAGGATGAATCCCCGGTGCTGAAACGTTTTCCCACCTATTGTGAGGTGTGTTTCTGGAAATGTGCCGGTTGGGCTTATGTGGCCGACGATGGTACAATTAAAAAGATCATTGGAAACGATGATGATCCCCAGTGTAATGGCAGACTTTGTCCAAGGGGAACCGGTGGAGTGGGGATGTTTTCTGACCCTGATCGCCTTAAGAAACCATTGATGCGCGTTATAAAGGATGGTAAACAAACCTATAAAGAAGTTGGCTGGGAAGAAGCACTGGATTTCATTGCCTCGAAAATGAAGTCTATTGCATCAGAGCATGGACCAGAAAGTATGGCACTGTTCTATCATGGGTCTTCAGGGCATTATTTTACTCATCTTCTAAATGCTTATGGATCAACGAATACTGCCGCTCCTTCTTTCGCTCAATGCAGGGGTCCACGCGACATCGGCCTGGAAGCTACTTTTGGAGAATCAGTCTCTAGTCCTGAAGTCACCGATATCAGGGATACCCGCTGTCTTGTACTTATTGGCGCTCATATTGGAGAAAACATGCATAACGGACAGGTGCAGGAGATGAGTGAAGCTATTGATAAGGGAGCAGTTATTATTACTGTTGACCCAAGGCTTTCCACTGCTGCATCAAAATCAAAATACTGGTTGCCTATCAAACCGGCTACAGATATTGCCCTGCTTTTGTCATGGATACACGTACTTATCAATGAAGAAATATACAATGAGGAGTATGTGAAAATGAATACTGAAGGGCTGGATGAATTAAGGCAGCACGTGAGCACATTTACACCCGAATGGGCTTATGGGATTACAACTATTAAGCCGGAAATCATCAGGCAAACAGCCAGGGAAATGGCTGCAGCCGCTCCCTCTGTTGTTGTTCATCCGGGCCGTCATGCTACATGGTATGGTGATGATGTTCAACGCACACGAGCAATTGGTATTCTGAATGCTTTACTGGGTACCTGGGGTAACAGGGGCGGGTTCTTCTTCAAGGAAGGATTCAAATTGCCCGAATTCCCTCATCCTGAGTATCCTGCTCCCCGCTGGAGCTGGAAAGATACACTTGAAGGTCGTTACCCTCTTGCAAATATGGCTGTAACTACAACCATTATGGAAGCTTCGGTTCCTAAACCGGGAAGGGAAAAAAACATCAAGGGTTGGTTCGTGTCGGGAACAAACCTGCCTATTGCCATTCCCGACAAGGATTTATTTGCCAAAGCGGTTCAGAATCTGGACCTGATGGTGGTGATCGATACCATGCCCATGGAAATAACCGGTTATGCTGATGTTGTACTTCCTGAATGTACCTATCTTGAACGTTATGATGACATCAGGGATACGGCACACAGGGAACCAACCCTCGCTCTCAGGATGCCTGCTGTTGAACCGCTTTATGAGACCAAACCTGCATGGTGGATGGCAAGGGAAATTGGTATCAGGCTTGGTCTGGATGAGTATTTCAATTATAAAGATTATAAAGAGGTATTGGACTGGCAATTAAAACAGGTTGGCCTTTCTTTAACTGAATTGGAAAAAATAGGGGTTAAAAAGATGCCCAGGACCAAGCCTGTCTATGCGAAAAAGGGTGAACCCATTGCCTTTAAAACACCTACCGGGAAAATTCAATTGTATTCTCATTCACTGGAGGCTGCAGGATTCAGTCCTATGCCAGAATATACTGCCCACCCTGAACCTCAGGAAGGCTTCTACCGTCTGATTTATGGAAGGGCCCCCATGCATACTTTCAGCAGGACTGCCAACAATCCCAACCTGGTAGCTTTAATGCCGGAAAATGCTGTTTGGGTAAATCCGCAGGTGGCTGAATTGTGGGGGTTAAAAAAGGACCAGTATGTTTGGCTTAAAAACCAGGATGGTGTTATTTCCACTTTCCCGGTCAAGGTCAGGGTAACAGAAAGAATTCGCTGGGATTCAGTCTATATCGTCCATGGATTTGGACACCATCATGCGCCTCTGAAGAATGCTTATGGTCGTGGAGTGAATGATACTGAACTCATTACGCGGGTGATGACAGATCCCATTATGGGTGGAACCGGAATGAGAGGAAATTTTGTGACGTTTTTAACTAATGATCCCGGAAAGGAGACCGAATCATGA
- a CDS encoding DUF302 domain-containing protein: MSGILIEKASPYSVEKTAELIVAESERQNWKVPAVHDLQQTLAKSGKVVMPVKVIELCKPELAGKILELNHERSISVFMPCRISVYEKEDGITYLSVMNAEAMAGFLPESVAGIMVEAATGSLSIIDAALGS, encoded by the coding sequence ATGAGTGGAATATTGATTGAAAAAGCAAGTCCATATAGTGTGGAAAAGACGGCTGAATTGATAGTTGCTGAATCAGAAAGGCAGAATTGGAAGGTTCCGGCTGTACATGATCTGCAGCAAACATTAGCAAAGTCAGGTAAAGTTGTAATGCCTGTTAAAGTAATTGAACTGTGTAAACCTGAACTGGCTGGTAAAATACTGGAGCTTAACCATGAAAGGTCAATTTCAGTATTTATGCCCTGCAGGATTTCTGTTTATGAAAAGGAAGATGGTATAACTTACCTGTCAGTAATGAATGCAGAAGCAATGGCAGGTTTCCTTCCTGAATCTGTAGCAGGTATCATGGTGGAGGCCGCAACAGGATCATTATCAATTATTGATGCGGCACTTGGATCCTGA
- a CDS encoding YtxH domain-containing protein, with translation MRSSWFWKPVGGAIAGGVLGFLYYYYIGCSSGTCAITSNPYMSMLFGAALGYYALNSSCGSKC, from the coding sequence CTGCGTTCTTCCTGGTTCTGGAAACCGGTTGGTGGAGCTATAGCAGGGGGAGTATTGGGCTTTCTCTATTATTATTACATTGGTTGCAGTTCAGGAACCTGTGCAATAACCAGTAATCCTTATATGAGTATGCTGTTTGGTGCTGCTTTGGGATACTATGCGTTGAACAGTTCATGTGGAAGTAAGTGTTAA